The DNA window GCATTACCTGCATTAGGTCAAACGGCTAATATCAACATGGAACAACTATTAGGCTTGAAGCCAGATGTGGTATTGGGTTTGGAAAACCAACATAAAAAATATGAATCCCAATTACAATCTAACAATATTCCAGCAGTGCTTTTCAATTACGATGGCATCAAGGATAATGTACCAATGCTAACATTCCTTGGTGAATTAACCAACCATCAAGATAAGGCTAAATCCGTTATTGCAACCTATGAAAGCAACATTCAAAAGGTAAAAGATGCTATTAAAAACCAACAACCTGCACGTGTTGCTGTATTACGTGCCACAGGAAAGGGTGTAACTGCTGAAACTGATGAAGCAGTTACTGCATCCATGGTAAAAGAGCTAGGCATGACAAACGTTGTTGCCTCCCACCTAGAAGGCACAACTAAGGATAAAACTGTCCCTTACTCTCTTGAAACATTGACTGCAGATAACCCTGATATTATCTTCGTTGTTACAATGGGTAAAGAAGAAGAAATTACAAAGGCCATGAAACAAGCTATGACAGATAATCCTGCATGGGCTAATCTTAAGGCTGTACAAAATAATCGTGTCATTTACTTACCATCTAAACTATTCCTACTTAACCCAGGTCTACAAACACCTGAGGCTATGGCTCGTTTAGTGAAAGAAGCATATGGCATTGATGTTACATTTTAACATATCCTAACATACTAAAGAGGGCATTCCCCATTTCGGGAATGCCCTCTTTCACTATTAGTCTAGCTATCTACTAAACTAAACCTTTTACGCGTACATATTGTTTATCATCAAAGGTATCGATTTGTACATCTACGGAAAATACATCTCTAAATAGTTCATCCGATACGATTTCTTTCGTGTCTCCAGCTGTCACTAAATGACCGTCTTTTATAATAGCCATATAATGAGAATATTGTACGGCTTGCGTCAATTCATGGAGTACCATCAATACGGTTAACCCTTGTTCATCGTTTAATCGTTTTAACAATTCCATGATTTCTAGTTGATGGTTAATATCTAAGTATGTTGTTGGTTCGTCTAACACTAATAATTTTGGTTGCTGTGCTAGCGCCATAGCAATCCAAACGCGTTGCCGTTCACCACCAGATAAGGATGGGATTAATTGTTCTCTCAAATGATTCGTTTTTGTAATGTCTAATGCATAATCAACAATTTCACGATCTTCTTTAGCCGTGTTTTTCCACCACGTTTGGTATGGATACCGTCCACAATATACCAATTCTTCTACAGTCATATCCTTTGGCATATTCGGTACTTGTGGCAAAAATGCCATTTGCCGTGCCAATTCATTTTGTGAATACGACTGTAATGGTTTACCTAAAATAGTCACACATTCACGAGGACTATGAATATATCCAATCATAGACCGTAAGAGTGTACTTTTACCACAACCATTAGGCCCGATTAAAGTCGTTATTTTACCAACAGGGACAGATACATTAATATCATGTAAAATATGACGACCTCCGAGAGTGACGGATAACTGATTTACATCAATAGCCGTATTCATTAGTTATCCCTCCTCAATAGATATAAGAAGAATGGCGCCCCAAAGAATGCCATGATAATGCCAACCGGTACCTCAATTGGACTCCACATAACACGCCCTACCGTATCACTAACAACGAGGACGAGTGCCCCTAATAATGCAGAGCCGGGGAGTAAATACGCATAATCATTACCGATGATAAGTCGTAACATATGCGGTATAACGAGGCCTACGAAACCGATTAAGCCCGCAATACTAACGGCACCTGCTGCTAATAGAGCCGCAACAGCAGTCATAATAAACCGCGTTTGTTCTACCTTAAGGCCTAGCCCCTTTGCTGTTTCATCACCTAAACTTAAAATAGTAAGACGTTTGGCACCTAAACAGGCAAAAATAAGACCGACTAACGCGTATGGGAACAAAACCTCTACTTGTGGCCAACTGCGTGCAGCCAAGCCCCCTACCATCCAAAGTAAGGCTCCTTGCACACGATCTCCATAGAATACAAGTAGTGCAGAAATACCAGAGCCTAAAAAAGCAGCCACCGCAACACCAGCCAAGATGATACGGCTTGGGCGTACACCATTCTTCCAAGCAAGAGCATATACCATCAACGCCGCAACCATAGCACCTATAAAGGCGACGAGAGGCACAATATGATCATAGCCAGGGAAAAGAATAAATATAATAACACCGGCAAGTCCAGCACCGGAGGAAACGCCAACGATTTGAGGATCTGCTAAAGGGTTCTTCATAACCGCCTGTAAAATGGCACCCGATACGGCTAAACAAGCACCAACTAATGCAGCAACAATATTACGAGGCAACCTAATATTCCAAATGATTTGCGATGCTGTATCTGTTAGCTCACTAGCCCACAATGTGTGCCAAATCTCCGATAGTGACACCGGTGTGGAGCCCCAAATCAGTGAGATAATCATGCTAGCTATGACAGCAATAACCAAGATAATAATAACTGATATGCGAAAGAGTTTTCGTTCATTCAGAGAGTCCACAGTAACCTCTCCTTTCACCAATACATGGTGCTATCAGCACCCGTATTATACATATAAACCTCATAATAGATACAGTAAAACCCGAATCGCCCCCAATAAGCAACGATTCGGGTTAACTATTATTTAGATTCTTTGCCTTCTACGAAGAGCATATCGTTGCGTTTTACGTCTGTGTAAAGCAATGCATTACATACGGATGCTGCAATTGGGCTACCACCCTTGTTACCTTTTACAGTGATATAAGGAACTGGGGATACTTCCATCAAATAATCTTTAGATTCCGCAGCGCCAACAAAGCCTACAGGAATACCGATGATAAGAGCTGGTTTAATACCTTCTTCAAGAGCAAGGCGCAATACTTCGTACAATGCAGTTGGCGCATTACCGATAGCAACGATTTGGCCTTCTAATTGTTTGCCAAATGTACGCATAGCCGCGATGGAACGAGTTACACCTAATTCTTTAGCCATTTTAGCTACATTTTCATCTTTAATTAAGCAGTGCACTTCATTACCGCGAATTTTAAGAGCTGGCTTAGAAATACCGGTGCGAACCATTTCTACATCTGTATAAATATCTGCACCATTATCCAATGCTTCAATACCTTTTTGAACAGCATCAGGGCTCATTTTTACGAGTTGTGCGTATTCAACGTCACCAGAAGCATGTACAGTACGGGATACTACGCGCACTTCATCATCTGTTAAACCTAAATCTTTTACATAGTCGTAAATGATTTGCATACTTTTATCTTCAATAGCTTTAGGATTTTTAACGTAATCCATTAGTGTCCTCCCATAATTTGAAAAATTCATCATTCGATGATACTACGTGGCTTTCAATCTTAACACGTGGACGATCGATAACAATAACATGGATGCCAAGATCCATGGCTGCTTGTAATTTTGTATCAGCACCACCTACAAGGCCAGAGTTTTTCATAACTACAACGCTAGCCTTAGTATCGTGGAACATGATGCGGTTCATATCATAAGAAAATGGACCTTGTACAGCAACAATGCGCTTTGGACTTACATTGAGGTCTTCCATCATTTGTAACACCTCTGCGGTTGGCAAAATACGCGTCCATACTTCGCAATCCTGCAAAGCTTCAGATTTCGCAAAAATGTGCATTGTCTTACTACCAGTAGTCAAATACACATGATTGTTATTTTCCTTCGCTAATTTGCCTGCTAAATTGGCTGCTTCTACTTCATCTACTACGATATGTAATTTATCATATTCAGGCAATGGCACCTCTTTACGTTCAAACCGAACAAAAGGTATACCTTCGGCCTTTGCTGCATCTTGAGCCGTAGCTGTAACAATAGCAGCATACGGATGACTTGCATCAATTAAGAGTCGTACATTGTGCTCTTTGATCAAGTTTTGCATCGCCTCTTGGTCAAGACGGCCCGTATGTACAGTAATACCTTTATGGGCAGCAAGCTCTGCACCATATTGACTAACAACCGTTACAAGCACATCTTCACCAGTTCGTTTTTGGATTTCTACCGCTAAGGTGCGACCATCCAAAGTACCGGCAATAACCCAAATCATAATTTGTAGCCTCGAGGTGTAATCATGCGCCCGTTTTCAACATAGGTTTGGCTGTTACCAATGATAACAAGTGTTTGCATATCTACTTCTTCGTTTGTGAAGTTTTCAAGATCAGAGATTACCATATGTTGACCTGGACGACCTGCTTTTTGCACGATGCCAACAGGTGTTTTAGGATCGCGGTATTTAAGAACGATTTCGCGAACTTCATCTAAGTGTGTAACACGTTTTTTACTGCGTGGGTTGTACAAGGAAATAACCATGTCTCCTTGTGCACAAAGATCTGCACGTTTTTTGATAAGATCCCATGGAGTCATCAAGTCGCTCAAGGAAATAACTGCAAAGTCATGCATCAATGGTGCACCTAATACGGATGCTGCAACGTTTACAGCACTAAGACCAGGTACGATATCTACGGAAGGACGTTTTTCTGCTGGTACTTTATTAGCAAGTTCCAACACAAGACCTGCCATGCCGTATACGCCAGAATCACCAGAGGATACTACAACTACTTGATGGCCTTCTACGGCTAAATCAACTGCTTGTTGGCAACGATCTACTTCTTGCATCATTGCAGTACCTACAGTCTCTTTACCTTCGATAAGGTCTTTGATCAAGTCGAGGTATGTCAAATAACCTACCACGCAGTCAGCCGCTAAGATAGCTTCGCGCGCTTGAGGCGTCATAAACTCTTCATCGCCAGGGCCGATGCCGATTACTTTGATATTACCTGTGCAATGGCTACCGTTGTTTTGGGATAAATTGTTTTGTGCTGTATTAATGTTCGGCTCTTGGCCGCTAGTAATGCCGTTGTCTCGCATACGTTTCCTACTCCTATAGTTCCTTTTACAAAATTAGATTCTTTTAATTTTTCTTCTTCAATGAGTGGTGCCATCTCGTCCTGTGTATAGAACACAATAGGCCACCCCATAATTTGCATAGCCTCTAAGAGGCCTACTTCATCTTGTTTAACGATGACCGATGCTGCCGTTACAATACTCTTTGGTGAAAGCTTATGCGCTGCTAGCGACTGTTGTATGGCGTCAAGGATTAATTCCTTCGGCGTATCTCGACGACAGCCAATGCCCATCGTATAGGTACGAGGGCGCAAAATCAATTGATGACCATACTCAGTAATGACTTTATCAGTAATTACAACTCGAGATAATCCCTCTTCAGCGCTTTCATTTTTACATGGAATACGCTCAAGTTGATTCAAAGAAACAATATGAACCATACCATGCTCACCAACATGAGCTTTCGCTGCTTGTTCTAAATGCTCTACATTCGGTAAGCTTGCATCGATATAATAATCAACCTGTTCTCCCCCAACGATGGCAGAGTTCACATTGATTAAGGTTTGAAAATCATCGACCAATAGATGCTCGTGGTGCGCCAACACGTCAGGCGCTGGCAATCCGTTTACATCCGTAGCTGTTGTAATAACAGGGTCCGCATCGATGGCCAGCGAAATGGACTGCGTCCATTCGTTGGCGCCCCCAAGGTGACCAGACAGTAAGCTAATCACATGGTGTCCTACTTCGTCCATTACGACTACAGCAGGATCTTTGGATTTATGCTCAATATATGGTGCAATCATGCGCACTACGATACCAAGTGCCATAATGCATAATACTTGGTCGTAATCCTTGAAAATCTGTCCAATATGGTTTTTGAGGGAATCGAAATAAATAGCCTCACCACCAGAGGGACGGTTTTCCTTTTCAAAGCAATCCGCATGAGGTGCCACCAAAGACTTGATGCGTTGACCTAGCTTTGCACCTCGTTCAGATACCGAGAGAATAGCCGTTCTATTCTTCTTAGCTCCAGTCGTAGATGCAACAGTTTCTAGTTCTTTCATCATATTAGTCCTTAGCACTGCGGTACATGTGAGCAAAGCCTTTGTCGTAGAGTTTAGATAATTCGTATTCACTATCTAATACATGGCTTACTACGATCATAGCTTGGCGCAATACGCCCTCTTTCGCTACGATGTCCGCAATGGTTTCCAATGTACCGCGGATAATGCGTTGGTCTGGCCAAGATGCTTTTACCACGATAGCCACTGGAGTCGTTTTGTCATAACCACCCTCGATGAGTTCAGCTACTACTTTATCTAACATTTGAACGCTAAGGAAAATACACATTGT is part of the Veillonella sp. genome and encodes:
- a CDS encoding ABC transporter ATP-binding protein; this encodes MNTAIDVNQLSVTLGGRHILHDINVSVPVGKITTLIGPNGCGKSTLLRSMIGYIHSPRECVTILGKPLQSYSQNELARQMAFLPQVPNMPKDMTVEELVYCGRYPYQTWWKNTAKEDREIVDYALDITKTNHLREQLIPSLSGGERQRVWIAMALAQQPKLLVLDEPTTYLDINHQLEIMELLKRLNDEQGLTVLMVLHELTQAVQYSHYMAIIKDGHLVTAGDTKEIVSDELFRDVFSVDVQIDTFDDKQYVRVKGLV
- a CDS encoding ABC transporter substrate-binding protein, which gives rise to MKKLLLCSLALVMVVLAIAGCGKSTSSSSATTKELTFNGETYTVPKDPQRIAVLSNSVLSMLYAVDGKAISRASTTDKLAPDLEALPALGQTANINMEQLLGLKPDVVLGLENQHKKYESQLQSNNIPAVLFNYDGIKDNVPMLTFLGELTNHQDKAKSVIATYESNIQKVKDAIKNQQPARVAVLRATGKGVTAETDEAVTASMVKELGMTNVVASHLEGTTKDKTVPYSLETLTADNPDIIFVVTMGKEEEITKAMKQAMTDNPAWANLKAVQNNRVIYLPSKLFLLNPGLQTPEAMARLVKEAYGIDVTF
- the cobK gene encoding precorrin-6A reductase, which translates into the protein MIWVIAGTLDGRTLAVEIQKRTGEDVLVTVVSQYGAELAAHKGITVHTGRLDQEAMQNLIKEHNVRLLIDASHPYAAIVTATAQDAAKAEGIPFVRFERKEVPLPEYDKLHIVVDEVEAANLAGKLAKENNNHVYLTTGSKTMHIFAKSEALQDCEVWTRILPTAEVLQMMEDLNVSPKRIVAVQGPFSYDMNRIMFHDTKASVVVMKNSGLVGGADTKLQAAMDLGIHVIVIDRPRVKIESHVVSSNDEFFKLWEDTNGLR
- the cobJ gene encoding precorrin-3B C(17)-methyltransferase — its product is MTPQAREAILAADCVVGYLTYLDLIKDLIEGKETVGTAMMQEVDRCQQAVDLAVEGHQVVVVSSGDSGVYGMAGLVLELANKVPAEKRPSVDIVPGLSAVNVAASVLGAPLMHDFAVISLSDLMTPWDLIKKRADLCAQGDMVISLYNPRSKKRVTHLDEVREIVLKYRDPKTPVGIVQKAGRPGQHMVISDLENFTNEEVDMQTLVIIGNSQTYVENGRMITPRGYKL
- a CDS encoding cobalt-precorrin 5A hydrolase, whose amino-acid sequence is MKELETVASTTGAKKNRTAILSVSERGAKLGQRIKSLVAPHADCFEKENRPSGGEAIYFDSLKNHIGQIFKDYDQVLCIMALGIVVRMIAPYIEHKSKDPAVVVMDEVGHHVISLLSGHLGGANEWTQSISLAIDADPVITTATDVNGLPAPDVLAHHEHLLVDDFQTLINVNSAIVGGEQVDYYIDASLPNVEHLEQAAKAHVGEHGMVHIVSLNQLERIPCKNESAEEGLSRVVITDKVITEYGHQLILRPRTYTMGIGCRRDTPKELILDAIQQSLAAHKLSPKSIVTAASVIVKQDEVGLLEAMQIMGWPIVFYTQDEMAPLIEEEKLKESNFVKGTIGVGNVCETTALLAAKSRTLIQHKTIYPKTTVAIAQVISK
- a CDS encoding precorrin-8X methylmutase produces the protein MDYVKNPKAIEDKSMQIIYDYVKDLGLTDDEVRVVSRTVHASGDVEYAQLVKMSPDAVQKGIEALDNGADIYTDVEMVRTGISKPALKIRGNEVHCLIKDENVAKMAKELGVTRSIAAMRTFGKQLEGQIVAIGNAPTALYEVLRLALEEGIKPALIIGIPVGFVGAAESKDYLMEVSPVPYITVKGNKGGSPIAASVCNALLYTDVKRNDMLFVEGKESK
- a CDS encoding iron ABC transporter permease, which encodes MDSLNERKLFRISVIIILVIAVIASMIISLIWGSTPVSLSEIWHTLWASELTDTASQIIWNIRLPRNIVAALVGACLAVSGAILQAVMKNPLADPQIVGVSSGAGLAGVIIFILFPGYDHIVPLVAFIGAMVAALMVYALAWKNGVRPSRIILAGVAVAAFLGSGISALLVFYGDRVQGALLWMVGGLAARSWPQVEVLFPYALVGLIFACLGAKRLTILSLGDETAKGLGLKVEQTRFIMTAVAALLAAGAVSIAGLIGFVGLVIPHMLRLIIGNDYAYLLPGSALLGALVLVVSDTVGRVMWSPIEVPVGIIMAFFGAPFFLYLLRRDN